A segment of the Orcinus orca chromosome 4, mOrcOrc1.1, whole genome shotgun sequence genome:
attaggaaaaaaacaaagaggccAAGACGATTGATTTGTATAGGGCAGTAGTTCCAAGCCACGGGTACCCATCAGAACCTCCTGGGAGTTTTAATAAAGTAATGGCAGGTCCACCCCAAATCTACTGAATGGCTTGGGGGTGAGGGGTGCAAGTGTGGGCCATAGACAGAGCTGACTCAGATAAGAAGCCCTGGCTGGGCATTTGTCCCTGCGGGGGTGACACTGACCCTGATAGAGCTCATTTGGGGGTAAGTTTAAACCCCTCTCAATGGGGCAGACCTCTGGATAAGACAACTGGTCAATATAAGTGACTTTTGGGACCCGGAAGTAGACCCTTGGCCCAGTATAAGCCTCAGTcatgagagaaggaagaacagataCAGACAGATGCAGGGTTTTCCTTAACAACACCAACTGCACTCCTGTGCCGTGTGTCCAGTGACTTTACGGGGGAACATTTGGTCGGTGGTATCCTCCAGCTTAAAGCTCTTCAGTCTCCTGTGGCTCTCAGGCCTTGCGTAGGGGTTCCCCTCGCTTCCCCAAGGTGTTGTTTGGGGTGAATTACTCTCCTGTCAGCTCTCAGGGACGTGCAGTGAGACCTGAAACTGAACCCCAGGCACCAGGCAGCAGGCCGAGCGCTCACCTCAGCGTGTGCTGTTTGTCCCCTTCCCCGCAGTTTGCCCTGGGAAAGCTGGCAGAGCTGGAGCGCTGGAAGCAAAAGCTCCAGGACGAGGCCCACACCCTCATCGACTTCTTCTGTGAAGACAAAGACACCGTGAAACTGGACGAGTGCCTTCAGATATTCAGAGACTTCTGTGTCAAATTCAACAAAGCAGTGAAGGTACGGCTCTGTGTTTTCTGAGTTgtcaggatttttctttttcctctgcctgTGGTGGAAAGGTGCTTCAGCAGCTCCGGGGCATCAGGAAGGTCTGGCCCAGGCGCTGTTGCCCAGCTGTCACTTGTGATTCCGGGGAAGGGCTCTGTCGTCTCAGCCCCGAGCCTTTCCCTGTTGGCAGGAGTCTATTGTTCGGCTGCCTTTGCTACTTAGCTGCTCATTCCTACGCTCGCTCTGATGCCCTAAAAGCATTTTGTTAGGTTTTTTTAGGATGGCAGTCACGATACTAAGACGCCTCTTTGAAGATCCTACCCCCTTCCCAGGAGACACTTTCCTCTTTCAGGGGGACCTTTGTCGCAGCGGGATGATGGGAAGGTCCTCACTCCCCTGTTTTAAGCTCCATAGCTATTGCCAGGGGTTGGCATCTGGGGAACCAGGCTGTCCTCGGCCAGAGTGGGCTTCAAAGTGCCCTGATAGTGAGGGAGTCTGCTGCTGTCTGAACATGACTGCTGCTTTCTTGCCCTTCAGCCTCTGGGTCCAATAATCTCTGAGTTCATGCAGAAGCCACAAAACTCTTTGGGttgcttggcttttttttttttttttttttttttttttttgcggtacgcgagcctctcactgttgtggcctctcccgttgcggagcacaggctccggacacacaggctcagcggccatggctcacgggcccagccgctccgcggcacgtgggatcttcccggaccggggcacgaacccgtgtcccctgcatcggcaggcggactctcaaccactgcgccaccagggaagcccaggttgctTGGCTTTGCCAATAAAACTTTCATCTgtcaattaaaagcaaaataacatcCCATCATTTCAGGTGCTGGTAAGGAACCAAGTGCTCGTGGGTCACCTCTTTCCCTGTATTTTAAGTACAGATGTGTCCTTAGCTGCATTTCTCTGAGGGGTTGCTCAGACATCTCCCCAGCCCTAAGTGAGTCGCTGGAGTTCTCAAGCTGCCTTTCTCTGTCCAGTGAAGAGGAGGCTGAGCTTGTGGCCACGATTCCTCTCCCCCGTCCAAGCAGGGAGGTCAGCAGGCGGAGGCGCTGGTGGGCGGTAGCCGCCAAGTTGGCTCTTTCCGAGGCCCTCGCTCCCAGTCAGAATTCTCCAGGCCCATGAGGCCACCTGTATGATGCTCTCAGCCCCGCTGTCCTGAGAGCCAGGAGCTGGCCCCATGCCCTCCCACAGGCAGCCTTGAAAGGAGAAGACCCGGGACCTTGGGGAGCCCGAGGGCAGAGCTGCAGGAGGAGCCCAGAATTTCCGGTCAGAGCCAGAGCCTCTCAGAAACTTGGAAGGGAAAGTCCACTGTCTGAGGAAATTGATTTTCAAGTAAAAAGCGCCAATGATAGCAGATTTGGGTGCGACATCTGCACGTTTATGTGACACGAGTATATTTAAGGACAGTAAAGCGTGCTTTGGTGTGTGCATTTGTTCCGGTTCGGTTTGTGGCGGGAGGGCTGGCTCCTTGGAGCAGGGAGAAAGGTAGAAAGATTTGTAAAGCAAATCCTCCTCTCCGATTGTGGGAAGTGGGTGGGGCACAAGGGACAGAGCCTCGGTGGCATTTCTGGTGTTTCTTTACCAGGGAGCATTCAGAGAACACAGATTGAAAGGCATCTCTTAATGTCCTGAGTCTACATTTATGCGTCCAAATCACTGTTAAGTAGAATGTGTgcacatgagtgtgtgtgtgtgtagatgtttCCATGCAACACAGATTCTTTTAACACCCGTTGTATTTTTCTCCCTGCTCTTGCCTAAATAGCACTTTCCTGGAAGTCCTTTCTCTCCTGCCCTGCTTAGAAACCAAGTTGGGTTTCCTCTGAGTTGAGGTCTCGGGCATGTGTGGAATCACAGCCCACACTGAGGGCACGATGCCTTGACTGGAAGTTGGGCCCAGGGGATCTGATGACAACTTTAGGCAGATGGTTGGGGCCAGGCCTAGTGTGCACGCCCGGCCACGCCCACGTTGTTTGCAGAGAACAGAGGCCTCCATCCCTCCGGGCACACAAGCACTGCAAACACACATTCGCATGCAAACACAGGCTGTCTCCCTTGGTGAAACAAATGACCCAGGTCTCTCCTCCAGCCTGTGTCTCTCAGTGGGGTCTTAGGGTAGCTGTCTCTGGAACTGCACTTGGGTCCCACGTGTCTCATGCATCTTCTGGCTTCTCTCCGTCCCTCCTTCAGGACAACCACGACCGCGAGGTGCAGGAGCTGAGGCGCCTGCAGCGGCTGAAGGAGCTGGAGCAGAAACGGCATTTCTGGCCGACTGGGGAGCTTGGATTCGGCCGGAGCAGCAGTGAGAATGACGTGGAGCTGTTGACTAAGAGGGGCGTGGAGGACCTGCCGCCTTTCCTGCACTCCAGGCCCATCAGCCTCTCCTACCGGCCCCCCAACACCCGCCGCTCCCGCCTCTCCCTGGGCATCGTGGCCGACCGGGAGCTGCTGACCTTCCTGGAGAGCTCCACTGACAGCCCCGAGGAGCTCAAGTTCCACAGCTTGCCCCGGAGCTGCCCCTGGCAGGCCCCGGCCAGCGGAGCCCGGACGGAGCCTGGAGGACAGAGGGACCAGGGCTCCAGCCCAGCACACAGACCTCCGGTCTCGGAGGGCCAGGAGgaaaccccccaccccacctccgctTGGCCGAGGCAGCTCCCGGCGCCCCGACCTGAAGAACCCGCCCCCGCCTTACCCCGGGTTCGGCGCAATGGGGTCAGCATCCTCCGAAAGAGGAACAGCGAGCCCGTGGGCCTGGGTTCCGTGCTGTCCCCTCCACTTTCGCCGTTGGCTCTAGGGATTAGGGAGCATGAGCTGGTGACGGGTCTGGCCCAGTTCGACCTCCAGGCTGCCAAGGGCCCGGAGGAGCTGGCCCCGCTGACCGTAAATGACTTCAGCCCAATGGAGCTGGCGTCCGTGGGGGCTGAGAACCCGCAGTCCCTGGGCGCCAGCAACGGCAGCCCGACGCCCGTGGGCAGGGGTGCCCAGGGGGGTCCCAGCCCGGCCCCGGGGGATGGCAGCGCTGCCCCGGATGAGCCCATCAGCGCGGCTCCAGTATCTGAGGGCAGCAGCAACCCCGAGAACCAAGATCCTGGGTCTCTGTTCTACATCTCGGACACCACCGACTGCTCGCTGACCCTGGACTGCTCGGAGGGAACCGACTCCAGACCCGAAGGGGGGGACCCGGGGGAGGGGGGCGACGGGGAGGGCTCTGTGTCCTCCAGGGCTGGGGAGACGGGCGGCAGCCAGGTCTCCTCAAACCTTGCCTGCCACCCGCCTGCGGAGGCTCCCACTGCCGCCTCCGCCTCCGGCGGCTCCCTCTCAGGGAAGAGCGAGCCGGACTGCAAGGGGGGCCTGCCCAAGGACAGGCcggccagagggagggaggtgatggCCCCGAAGAGGAGCCCCCTCAAAGACGCGTCGACGGGGGCGTCCAGGGCTGGGCCTGCCCGGCGGGGCGCGGCAGCGGCGGGGCCGGTGCGGACGCTGACGGGCTGGGAGAGCGAGAGCATGCGCAAGGTCGTGCCCATCTCGCGCGCCGGCCGCGCCCCCCCACCCGGCAAGCGCGCCCCTCGCGAGGGCCCCGTCAGCGCTAACCCGCCGGCGCCGCTGTCGCGCCGCAGCTCGGTGCTGGGGACACCGAACGCGTCGCCCGGGAGGCCTTCGACGGCGGTCCGGCCCGGGAGGGAGCCCCCAGCGCCAACCAGGAGCTCCTTCAGGAAGCCCAGCGCCAAGCCCCTGCGCAATGTTCCACGGCAGAAGCCCGAGGAGAACAAGATCTGCCGCTCCGGCTCCCAGGGCCCCGACAGCCCCGAGGAGCCGCCCCGCGCCCCGCCGGCCCCCAGCGCGCCCCGCGGCCCGGCCCCGGTCCCCAGCTTCGCCCGCAACACGGTCGCCTCCTCGTCTCGGTGCCAGAGGACCGACTCCCCGCCTGTGGCCAGATCCCCGGGCCTCACCCGGACCGTGTCGCAGCGGCAGCTGAAGGTGAAGGGTGGCCCCGAGGACGCCGCCCCCAAGGACAGCGGCGCCCTGCGGCGGGCCGGCAGCGTCCGCGTCCCCCGGAAGGGGCCCGAGTCAGCCGAGGGCCCCGGAGACAGCGCCCAGGCCCCGCCGAAGGGCCGCGGGGCCGGGGAAAGGGCCTCCTTCCGGCTGAAGGACGCCTGTCGGGGGGCGCTGGGGAAGGGGCTCCATCCCTTGTGGAAGTGAGAGGCGTCCGCGCTCCCCGCTCGCGTCCTGGGGTTCGGGTGGTGAGGACTGATTTCTGCGAAAGGCCGACCCCGAATGTCTATTCCACATAAAGTCCGCCGGGGCCACCTGCCAGTGCTCCTGTCACCGAAGGTGCAGCCGTGGGGCCCGCCCACCATGCCGCGCTGACTCTGGCTGGATGAACTGCCGGTCGGACGTCCTGCCGCCACGGGTAGGCATCCCCACCCGCGCCCCGGAGGTGGACCAGGCGGACCCCGTCTCCCAAACAGACCACAGAGACCCGTGAACGACTCAGACGAGGAAAATGACTTTCCTATGTAACAAGTAAAAGAAGATTTGGGGCCAGTTTTTATGTATCaatgacttattttttaatataaaaattaaacgtTGTTTTAGTTGGTTCCTTTCACGGAGTGAAATGCAGCCCAGGGGGGAAACAGTGAAGATGTTTTTATCTTCCTGTGTTCCCTGGCCTCAGGGTTCCACCTGCCCACCCTGTGCATAGCTGGCAACTGGACTTCCGCAAGACCTTGGGTGTTCTGTGGTTGGCCCCGTCTTCCTGAAGACTTTCTTCTTTGCTCGCCTCACCCTGCTGACTTTGGTGAGGGTTTGGGTGTGGACAGGAGGGAAAGTGAGACTGGTGGACGGAAATCGGGTGCTCCTGTGTGTTGGGGCAGGCACCGTGGGCAGTGGGGCAAGTCTCCCCTGCAGATGGGTGGCAGCCCCTGGGAGAATGCTGAAGCTTCCAGAGTTTAGAGCTGCCATATTTTGATGGAAGGTCATCAGGGACTGTTCAGCTGAGCACATCTTTCCCGTTGTGTTTTCTCATTTGAGTATCTGTTGTAAAACTGAGTGAAGGCTGCTATGACTTGTGTTCGCTCTAGTTACAGGGAAGAAAAAACCCTTCAGTCTCCCACTCTTTCCTTTGCTAATGTGACCTGGAGCCTGGAGAGAAGCTCTCTCCtctcacctctctccctctctctctctctctctctctctctctctctctctctcctctctctctctctctctctctctctctccctctctctcgaTACTTTTTAATGTTGCTGTCTGTTCTTTGGTACAGTGGTTTTAAATCCTGAGAAAAACCagatcaagtttttaaaaacagaccaaaaaaaattgCTTTAAGAAGATTTTATATTATCaggaaatttttggaaaaaaaagtcaGGCTTCAttcaaaagaaagaggaaaacatgtACTATTTCTACTCAGTGCCAGTTCACTATTTCCCTCTGACTAATTGGGAAATGGGGGAATTCTTGAaacttttttgttatttaaaaattgccCCCCCCATTTTTTACTTTTGATCACTTGTTAGTGAAACTTTGTTTTAGATCTGACAGCGGTAGGTGGATTTCGGCAAATATAATGTATTTGTGATGAATCCATATGGTCGATGTGACAGTCTCCCTCCTGTAGAATGTTGCCTTCCATTCAAATTAATTGGAAACTCTGAGCTTCCGTAAGTCAGCTAAATTGAAAAGGTAAACTTCATGGTTGAAGAAGTAAGGCACTTGACCACAAAACCTCTTGTAAAAGCAGCCCTCAGTACGTATTTCCAGTGCTCCACAAAGATGAATCCTGAGCCGTTTTTCACCATCTCAAAAAGCCTTAAAAATCATGTATTTAACCATGCAGACAAAAATGTTCAAACCATAGGGCCTATGAAAGAGGTCAAAAGTTTGTGGATTTGTGAGTAGTGCCAGGGTCGGGGCCCCTTGGCGGGACCCTAGAACTGGGGTCAGAGTCCCTGTTCCATCACTGATGCTGTGTGGTTTTGGCAAGTCCCTCCCTCTTCTTAATCCGTTGTTTCCCAGTCTGCAGAAGTAGGGGCATGGCCTCGATCATGGTCTTCAAGGGTCCTTCCAACTCCAAGAGTCCAAGTCATCATGAACAACCAAGGACCCATGTCTGCCCTGGGATCAGCTTCCAGAACTAACCCCCAGCATCCCTACAGCAGAGGTCTCACATAAAGGGCCACTCAGAAGAAAGCACCTTCAGAATGAGTTGTTGCTTTGATATCTAATAAGCTGAGTTTCCTGAGAAGTGGTGTTTTGCTTAGCCCTATGGACAGCTTGTATGCATCTGTGTGAACAGGTGATCATTCTATTACCTTTTATTGGTAGTAAgcttggaaaaataatttaaatatataatgcagAACTGTAAATAAGTTTCTATATGAATTTAAGATAAACTGAATGTATTTAAAGGTCCATTTATATGTCCTTTTATGTAATGTGCAGTTTAATAAAGTTCCTGTTTATgggatttgtgttttctctttggcTGCTTCTGTAGTTACGTGTACTGTGTGATCCCAGTAAGAGAGTGTGTCGTTTCCTGCACAGAGAGAAGGCGGGTTGCAGGAGGTGCCAGAGGGCTGGGATACAGCAGTCCTATCTTCAAAGGGCTCGAGAGCCGAAATTCAGCTGTTGATGTGTATCTTCTTGGGAGCACAGAACCTGCATTTAACCGAAGGCCCAGGGAGTGGGCCTTGCGCCAGACCTGGGATGTGGGCATGCATCTGACACGTGGGCCATGCGTGGAATGCTCAGCACCTCATACACGCTTACATTGTTCCATGTTGTGGACCAAGCTTTGTGTAATCTCCGTGGGGCCAGCAAGTCTGGATCTGCTCCTGTGTGTTCTCATGTGTTTTGGCTCAGGACACTGTTGGGAAATAGCAGCTCACCTCTGTGGCTGCCTCAGGaataagagagggagggaggtgtgcTTTTATTTGAAACACAGTGTTGGTTTGAAAAGGGGGATTGTGTATAAGATGAGCCTCATACCTTGGGGTTTCCTATCAAGTTTTCGTCCTAGCTACTCTCCCGGTTTAGCTGACAGTGGGTTAGAGGAAGATCCCAGGGTCAGGCAAGAACGGATGAGAGAGTAGATGACACAATGTCCTCATTGTGAGTTGCTGCCCCGTGGACATCTGTAGCCTGGTTTTGCTTGGGCTGTGAGCAGTTTGGGGCACTGGACCCCTCCCTCTACCATCATCTCTGCAGTACCAGGGCTTACTGACCCAAACCAAAGCAAGACCTTTTATTTCCACAGTGAGTCTCAAGAAGTTTTCTTTATACTCTTTATTTTATGGCTTTCACAAGGAACCTGGGTTCTAGTATTCCTCCCGAAGATACTCGTTGAAACCAGGGACCGCAATTTCGTAATTGTTCATTCAAGAGTCTGCATGTTTATATATTATGGCCAGAGGCTCCAGAATGGTTTGGTAGAACTATTAATTCAGGCTTCCGAGGTGCACAAGTCCACCACCTTCTGCCTCTAAGGATGAAGGATCCTTCCTCTATCTCCTCCCGTCTGGCAGTGATGACATTTTGCAATTTCACAGAATTTTCTATTGAAACTTAAACTTCAGTCTTTTGCTTTATGCTTCAGTCATgccaaaaaaaatagaagagatttttttttttcggtgtaTGTGTCCCCAAACTGTAAATACATATGCCAAATTTGGCATAAACGTATAAGCCAAATTTGAATATGAGACATTGCGGCTGGTCACTCACTAAGTACTTCTTAAAATTGTTTGGGCCCTGAGCACAAACAAAATGGGTGACAGTGGGTCTGCAGAGCCACCCTATTCAGCACCCATGGAACCACAGTGCATAGCTCGGAATGAATCCTGCGCAGACTTGAAAACATAACCCAGAGCAGCCTCTCCCTGGGGGTGTTTTCATCTGCAAACATCTTCCAGTAAAATGCTCTATGGCTCATTAGATCGCCTCAGTGAAGACAAAGGTAACAGTCTTGTGGTTGTAGAAAGTGGCTTTTCTGTCTTCTAGGCCAGAGCCCTGCAATGAGGTTTTGGCTTTGTGGTTGGTAGGTAGGACAGTTGGACCCCACTGCAGGAGGGGTCACGGCCCTAAGCATCATGGGCCCTTGACCAAGGGCCCACCGAGAGCCTGGCACGACCCGACcttcagcctgtggaatgaaGCTGGCTCAGCCTGTCCGTGAGGAGGCTGCCTGAGGTCCTCTTAGGCGCGTTCATGCCAGGCCTCTGCCGTCAGGGCCCGGGCTTTGTCCCCAGCCTCCTCAGAAACATTCAAAGCTGAGTCATAGAGGCGGGCCCTACCTTGCAAGCAAATGATGTTCCCCACATTTGCTCGCAATTAGAGTTGAGCCTTTCAGAATGCACATTCCCCGAGCAGCCGTGTCATGCATTATAGGTAGGTTTCCAGGACAGCCCATTAGAAACCTCTTTAACCCCTCCATGGTGGACTGTGGCACCAGCGTTTCTATAGAAGAGAACCTCACTTGTAACAgtgctcctagaggaaaacaccaGGGTGCCACAAGCATTCCCCCCCTACTTCGTGGCGTCACGTAGAGGTGCAGGCACTGCCactgaggacaccagtcatgttcaCTCTCCGCTGCTGGACGAGAAAGAGCCTCTCCACTCTTCAGGTCAGACACAGAAGCTCCCATCCCCTAGGCCAACTCCAATAAATATGGGCCATTTCTTGTGGGAGACTACCTTTTGTCTGTCCTTCCTGAGGCCACACTGGCCGAGTGAAAAGGTGGGTGCCTTGTGCTTTCAGTTCTCCAGGGGAAAAGCCGGGCTCAGCCACAGTCCCTTAGCCTCCTGACAACCAGCAAGCAGGTGGCAGGGTTGTGGCGAGGCCAGC
Coding sequences within it:
- the FHDC1 gene encoding FH2 domain-containing protein 1 → MSVSACLLPQGQEIISLEGNSTMHVMNCVSLVSDKGNGNIATTAGFMIGQTPPPPPPPLPPPPPPCPYSGKGFPPPPPPPPLPGGPPVPPPPPGLPPTSHLNGYSHLGKKKRIRSFFWKTIPEEQVRGKTNIWTLAAREQHHYQIDTKSVEELFGQQENTTKSSPSGRGGPLNSSFREGREEITILDAKRSMNIGIFLKQFKKSPLSIVEDIHQGKSEHYGSETLREFLKLLPESEEIKKLKAFSGDVAKLSLADSFLHCLIQVPNCSLRIEAMVLKKEFLPSCSSLYTDITILRTATKELMSCEELHSILHLVLQAGNIMNAGGYAGNAVGFKLSSLLKLADTKANKPGMNLLHFVAQEAQKKDAVLLNFSEKLHHVQEAARLSLDNTEAELHSLFVRTRSLKENIQRDGELCQQMEDFLKFALGKLAELERWKQKLQDEAHTLIDFFCEDKDTVKLDECLQIFRDFCVKFNKAVKDNHDREVQELRRLQRLKELEQKRHFWPTGELGFGRSSSENDVELLTKRGVEDLPPFLHSRPISLSYRPPNTRRSRLSLGIVADRELLTFLESSTDSPEELKFHSLPRSCPWQAPASGARTEPGGQRDQGSSPAHRPPVSEGQEETPHPTSAWPRQLPAPRPEEPAPALPRVRRNGVSILRKRNSEPVGLGSVLSPPLSPLALGIREHELVTGLAQFDLQAAKGPEELAPLTVNDFSPMELASVGAENPQSLGASNGSPTPVGRGAQGGPSPAPGDGSAAPDEPISAAPVSEGSSNPENQDPGSLFYISDTTDCSLTLDCSEGTDSRPEGGDPGEGGDGEGSVSSRAGETGGSQVSSNLACHPPAEAPTAASASGGSLSGKSEPDCKGGLPKDRPARGREVMAPKRSPLKDASTGASRAGPARRGAAAAGPVRTLTGWESESMRKVVPISRAGRAPPPGKRAPREGPVSANPPAPLSRRSSVLGTPNASPGRPSTAVRPGREPPAPTRSSFRKPSAKPLRNVPRQKPEENKICRSGSQGPDSPEEPPRAPPAPSAPRGPAPVPSFARNTVASSSRCQRTDSPPVARSPGLTRTVSQRQLKVKGGPEDAAPKDSGALRRAGSVRVPRKGPESAEGPGDSAQAPPKGRGAGERASFRLKDACRGALGKGLHPLWK